The Chlamydia sp. sequence TGATTTGCTCTGGTGCAGCTGTTCCTAATCAATCATGGGAGGAGAAATCTCTATTATGTGGAAAAACTCCTTACATACAAAGTCATGGGTATGATGATCCCATATTACCATATTTTTTGGGTGAGCGTTTGTATAAAACACTAGCTTCTTCTTTAGAAGGCCAGTTTATTGCTTTCCATGGAGGACACGAAATCCCTGTTATCATGATGCAAAAAATACAGGAAAGCATCACTTTGTGGAGCCAAGTGTGAGTCAATAGAGAGAGTTGTTAGTGTTTTTACCTGAAATTGACAAAATTAAAGCTGGACAGGTTATTGCTTTCCCAACGGATACTGTATATGGTCTAGGAGTGGCTCTTCAAGCTCCCAAAGCAGATGAGCGTTTGTTTGCTCTTAAGAGAAGATCTTCTCAGAAAGCTTTATCGGTCTATGTTTCTTCTTTGGAAGAGCTGGAAATGATTTCTCAGCTTTCTTTGGGGGCTTCATCTAAAAAAATAGCACAAGCATTTCTTCCAGGACCTCTTACCCTAATTACAAGACATAAAAATCCTAAATTTTCGCAGAAAACTTTAGGATTTAGGATAGTTGATCATCCCGTAGTTAGGCAGATTATAAAGCAAGTTGGGCCTTTGCTAGCTACATCTGCGAATATATCTGGATTCCCTTCAGCAGTTTCTTCTGATGAAGTAAAACAAGACTTCTTGCATGAAGACGTCCTGGTGATTCCTGGAGATTGTTCTATAGGTTTAGAGTCGACTGTCGTAGATCCTGAAGAGGGTGTTGTATATCGTGAGGGGGTAATTTCTATTGCGGACATAGAAGCTGTTCTCGGAAAAAATTGTGTTTGCACCACTCAAGAGTTTGTTTTTAGGAAACAGTTAATGATTCATGTAGTGAAAAATTGTACAGATTTGCACTCATTCCTCTCTGTTAGACCTAACTTTAAAGGTGTGATATGTAAACATCCTCGGCCACTTACTTTTTACTCTGTACTGAGGCAAGCTTTACGATCGTCTACACAAGAAGTTATTTTTATTTATGATTTAGGGGATACAGAATATCCCATTCTTTCCCGCTTTTTAGGAGTAAGTTATGATAGTGGATATGCATTGTGATATGCTGTCGCATGAAAATTTTCTTGTCTCAAACCCTGCTGTAAGAAGTTCTCCTGATCAGTTGATAGAAGGTGGGGTTAACTTGCAGGTATGTGCCTTATTTACAGAGACACAAGAGTTCTCCACGTTAAAAAAACAAAACCGGTTATTTTTTTCCTTGATTGAAGAAGATCAGCGATTAGTTCCAATATCCTACGAACCTCAATTAGAAGGCTCTTTAAAAATAATTCGCAGTATAGAAAATGCTTCCGGACTAGGATCTGATGATCTTCCTTTGCAGAAACTTTTTGATGAGCTCTTAGTATTGCATGAACAGGGGCCCTTAGCATATATGGGTCCTGTTTGGAATTTTGCGAATCGCTTTGGTGGAGGTGTTTTAGAGCCTAAACGGCTTTCAGGAGAGGGGAGAAACCTTTTAGAATTATTGCATGTTTTAGCTATTCCTGTAGATCTTAGTCACTGTTCGGATCCTTTAACGGAAGATATTTTAGATTTTACTGCAGATAAGTTTCCAGATATGCCCGTGTTGGCAAGTCACTCTAATTTTCGCAAAGTGCAAAATGCTGCACGCAACTTACTAGATGAACATGCTAAAGAGATTTTCGCTAGGAATGGAATCATTGGATTGAATGGGATGAACGATTTTGTAGGAGCTTCTTTAGAAGACATGAAGAAGCATATAGCTCATGCCCAAGAACTAGGGATTGCAGATGGATTAGTATTGGGAACAGATTTTTTCTATACAGATGAAGACAAGTTTTTCCCCAATTTTTCCACAGCTAAGGATCATCCAAAATTACATACTTTAATAAGAGACTTTCTTTCGATCGATCAAGCACAAGCCTTATTAGCAGAAACAGCTCATAAATTTTTGGATAGAGTGGTTGAAGTTCAAAAGAAAGTCGTGAACAAAATTTCGTTTTAATGAAAGTCGGTGTAAGACAAGTCTACACTCCCTGAAGGATAGTGAATAACATTGTCCAAGGGTCTAGCCAAGATGTAGTCATATTCTATGTGGTATAAAGGAAGACAAGTCAAGTTAGCCATTGCTGCTTGGTCAAAATAGGAGCGAGTCAAAGGATAAAAAGCTATAGACGTTGCTGTAGAAAGAGAAAATTTTTGAGCTGCACGTTTTTGAACAAAAACATGGTATTCTAATCCTTCAAGGGATAAATCTATTCCTGCATTCCGGCATTGTTCTTGTAGTACTTCCGCTAAACGTTGGCAGCGTACAACGTTATTTGGGTATATCATTGTCAGCTTTCCAGATAGTGGTGTTGTAGGCATTTCATTGCCAGCTGCTACACAATTGCTATTTGATAAAAGATTTTCAGCTGGTAGATAGCGATTGCCTAATGCCTGCTTTAAGAGTTTTTCTTTTTGGATCGCAGAGATCAATTTTTGGCGGTTTTCTAAAGAAGATAGCACTGGATCTTTAGGATTTAGGATTAACCAAAATGTGCCATCTACAGGGTAATGAGTGTACAAAGGGAAAATTGAGCAAAGCTCGGAAGGAACCCCTTGGTGCCAAGGTTGCCCAACCCAATCTATTTCTCCCTTTCGCAACAAATGTAAAGCAGTATACACATTGGGAATGATGCGAAAATTGATGCGATGAAGTTTTACGCGAGCGCAGTCGTAGTAATGAGGATTTTTTTGTAAAACAAGAGATTGTCCTTGCAAATAAGTTTGAAGTGTAAAAGGTCCTGAAGACACCAGAGGATTCTGTGGACGATATATGGAAAACAAAGGTGAGGCTAGTATAGCAAGAAGTTGGGAATTAGGCGTTTTTAATTGCACAACGACTTCTGATGAATTCGGAGAATAGAAAGAAAGATTTTCAAAAAGCTGCGGGTAGCGGCCTGTTTTTAATGTGTGTTCCCACGCAGTAATAACATCTTCTGCTGATAAACGAGAGCCATCACTCCATTTGGCATCTTCACGAATGAATAAGCGATAAAGCGTCTTATCTTCTGAAGCTTGGTAAGAAGAAGATAGAGCAGGGACAATTTCGGAAGATTCTTCTCTAAAGAGAGTAGTAAACAAAATTTTAGATAAAGAACAATTGAGAGCATTCTCGCCCCTTTCAGGGGAAAGAGTGCGAGGGTCATCATGAATGGCTATTGTTAACGTGTGCTCTGGTGGAATGGAAGAGCAATTTACGGTTACAAGAGCGGTAATAACAAAAACGATAGAACGAAAACCCATAATTTTTTTACTTATTTTTGAGCACAATCAGAAGCTTTTGCTTGTTGCCGGTTCTATTTCAGAAATGTATAATTTCTTCTGAATAGTAGGCAGTATAGTATTGTTAGAGAAAAACACACAGTATTTTCTCAGAAGAAAATTTTTAAAATTGAAAAGAGTGGAACCAATGTGGAATGAGATATTGTTTTTTCTACAAATAATTCTTGTGATTGGTTTGGGGGCTTTTTTTGCTGCAAAAAGTATCATGTTGTTAGTTGCATGGGCTTCGTTACTTTCTGTTATTATGAATATTTTCGTATTGAAACAAATTATACTATTCGGATTCGAAGTCACTGCAGCAGATGTTTACGTAATTGGACTTTTTTCTTGCTTAAACTGTGCGAGAGAATTTTGGGGGAAGGAGCAGACCAAAAAAGTGATTTTTATATCTTGGTGTAGCACTCTTTCTTTCCTTCTTCTCACCCAACTCCATCTCTACTTAGTTCCATCTCCAAGGGACTTTAGTCAAAATCACTATGAAGCTTTATTTTCTCCATCTTTTCGGCTTATTGTGGCATCAATTGTCACAACTATGATCGTGCAATTTATCGATTTTAGAATTTTTGGCTGGTTAAAAAAACATTCGCAGGGGCGTGTTTTTGGTTTGCGTTCTGCTTTTTCTGTCGCTTTTTCTCAAAGCATAGATACCGTAATTTTTTCTTTTTTAGGTTTATATGGATTCGTCGCTAATCTTTTAGATGTGATGTTGTTCTCTCTATTATCTAAAGGGGCTGCGCTTCTATTAGCTTCTCCTTGCGTTGCATTAGCTAAAGTGTTTTATAACCGATGGAATAAAGAAAAAGTTTGTTTCAGAAGCTAGGTTTTTACAAAGAAACCTATATTTATTTTTACTAATTAACATAGAGTTGCTAACATCTTCGCATTTTCATTCCGTTTCTATGGAAAAAGTTTTTTTTGTAGTACGGTGGGAATAGAAAAGACAGGAAAGGACTTAAGAGTGAGAAAGCCCAATAGAAATGATCCTTGCCCTTGCGGATCCGGTAAAAAATATAAGCAATGTTGTCTACAATCTCGGACACAGGCTGTTCGTCATACTCCTGATGGGAAGTTTAGATTTTCTATAACAACAGCTCCTGATATAGGCTCTTCTACCAAAAATTTTGCCAAGCTTTTTCAGCAATCGTTGGATTCTTGTCCTTCAGAACAGAAGGAGGGGATGAAGATGAATAAATTCTCGATTACCA is a genomic window containing:
- a CDS encoding queuosine precursor transporter, whose product is MWNEILFFLQIILVIGLGAFFAAKSIMLLVAWASLLSVIMNIFVLKQIILFGFEVTAADVYVIGLFSCLNCAREFWGKEQTKKVIFISWCSTLSFLLLTQLHLYLVPSPRDFSQNHYEALFSPSFRLIVASIVTTMIVQFIDFRIFGWLKKHSQGRVFGLRSAFSVAFSQSIDTVIFSFLGLYGFVANLLDVMLFSLLSKGAALLLASPCVALAKVFYNRWNKEKVCFRS
- a CDS encoding membrane dipeptidase, whose translation is MIVDMHCDMLSHENFLVSNPAVRSSPDQLIEGGVNLQVCALFTETQEFSTLKKQNRLFFSLIEEDQRLVPISYEPQLEGSLKIIRSIENASGLGSDDLPLQKLFDELLVLHEQGPLAYMGPVWNFANRFGGGVLEPKRLSGEGRNLLELLHVLAIPVDLSHCSDPLTEDILDFTADKFPDMPVLASHSNFRKVQNAARNLLDEHAKEIFARNGIIGLNGMNDFVGASLEDMKKHIAHAQELGIADGLVLGTDFFYTDEDKFFPNFSTAKDHPKLHTLIRDFLSIDQAQALLAETAHKFLDRVVEVQKKVVNKISF
- a CDS encoding L-threonylcarbamoyladenylate synthase, with amino-acid sequence MFLPEIDKIKAGQVIAFPTDTVYGLGVALQAPKADERLFALKRRSSQKALSVYVSSLEELEMISQLSLGASSKKIAQAFLPGPLTLITRHKNPKFSQKTLGFRIVDHPVVRQIIKQVGPLLATSANISGFPSAVSSDEVKQDFLHEDVLVIPGDCSIGLESTVVDPEEGVVYREGVISIADIEAVLGKNCVCTTQEFVFRKQLMIHVVKNCTDLHSFLSVRPNFKGVICKHPRPLTFYSVLRQALRSSTQEVIFIYDLGDTEYPILSRFLGVSYDSGYAL
- a CDS encoding ABC transporter substrate-binding protein yields the protein MGFRSIVFVITALVTVNCSSIPPEHTLTIAIHDDPRTLSPERGENALNCSLSKILFTTLFREESSEIVPALSSSYQASEDKTLYRLFIREDAKWSDGSRLSAEDVITAWEHTLKTGRYPQLFENLSFYSPNSSEVVVQLKTPNSQLLAILASPLFSIYRPQNPLVSSGPFTLQTYLQGQSLVLQKNPHYYDCARVKLHRINFRIIPNVYTALHLLRKGEIDWVGQPWHQGVPSELCSIFPLYTHYPVDGTFWLILNPKDPVLSSLENRQKLISAIQKEKLLKQALGNRYLPAENLLSNSNCVAAGNEMPTTPLSGKLTMIYPNNVVRCQRLAEVLQEQCRNAGIDLSLEGLEYHVFVQKRAAQKFSLSTATSIAFYPLTRSYFDQAAMANLTCLPLYHIEYDYILARPLDNVIHYPSGSVDLSYTDFH
- a CDS encoding SEC-C metal-binding domain-containing protein, producing MRKPNRNDPCPCGSGKKYKQCCLQSRTQAVRHTPDGKFRFSITTAPDIGSSTKNFAKLFQQSLDSCPSEQKEGMKMNKFSITKNKEFVGKRAIRKAKAKEERIISEKLGQHEFQVVDAGASIEEISSSQECVQEPFIPTEEDYRVQRKEDEQDLENS